The window CATTAACCGCTTTCTTTTTTAAAGAACGGTGTTCTTCCGCTGTCAATCCTTCTGCATGCTGAGCAAAATCAGCAAATGCACAAGCGAACTTAAATTTGGCATCACTGTTATAATTTTTCGAAAGGGATGATTTTCTATTCCTATAAGAAACAAGTTTGGCAGGGTTGCAGGCTATTTTCTTTGCAGAGCAAAGCACCTGGTAAGTAAACATATCATCCTCGGCACAGGGCAATTCTTCGGAAAAACGATGTTTTTTAACTAAATCAGCCAGGTAAAGCTTATTCCACACGACAACATTGACGAGTTCTCTCTGTCGAAAAAACGATAACAATGGTGACGAACTCGAAAAGGAATTGTGATGTGGGGGGGCTTGAAAAGAGGTGGAAAAATACTTTGCACCTTCAGTAACCGGTTGAAAACCACAACAAGCTATATCCGTATGATGAAGCGTAATGTCATTTTGGAGTTGTTCAAGAAATCTGAAGTATATGAAATCATCACCGTCAATAAACGCGATATACTCCCCTCTTGCTCTGTCGATACCTTCATTCCTCGCAGCACTTACTCCTCTGTTCTGGGTCCGGACTGTACTAAAGCGTGGATCTTTAGTGCAATATTCTTGCAAAATCTTATAGCTGTTGTCCGGTGAGCCATCATCCACACAGATACACTCAAAATTCGTGTATGATTGGTTGGCAATGGACTCCAGGCAACATCGCAGATATTGCTCAACCCCATATACTGGAACAATTACTGAGATAAGTCCTTTCTCCATATATTTTCTCTCAGACTGACTGTAAAGTAGTACCAAATGCAGATTTAGAGCAGTATGAGCAACCTGTTGCATCCAACACTCAAATTATTTTTTAACAACTATTCCAATTGTTTATGTAATCAACAATCAGTTAAATAGCCAATGTTTTATGTATCAGATTTTCTTGCAGAAAGGGGGGCACCATTTGCGGTCTTCCTCCTTTTCGTTTACCGTGATACAAAGCCACATATTGTAGGGTAGAGGGTGGTTGACTTAATGTGCACGTAGTTCACGCTCTGTGTATGGTTATTGCGGACTGGGCCTGTCCAAAAAGAGGGGCTAACTACTCCTGTGAGCGGTTTTTGAAGTCAATGGGGCCGAATCTGCCCTATTATTATTGTGAGTCAGGAACCTTTTAGGTATTGGACTGAAGTAAGGCTCATTGGCAAGGTTCACTTGGGCGGCCTCGGTTTTTGGAGCTGATAGGGATTAGAAATCCTCTTCCTTCGGCCAGAGGATGGAATGTGCAATTGAATCAGCTTCCGGGGTAGTGTCGGGGGGATTCTCTGGCTGCCAGAGGTATTTTTCAAGATCGACACGGCCATTTTTGAAGATGACTCCCTCTTCTTCCAGCAATAGCCTTTGCAGCTTGCCTTGCCCTTCTGGCAGGGCGATTTTACCTACCCTGTTGATTACCCGATGCCATGGGAGGTCGTGTTTTTCTGAGCTTGAATGGAGAATGCGTGCCACCTGCCTGGCGCCGCTGCGGTTACCTGCATAGCTGGCGATACTCCCGTATGTGGCAACTTTTCCTTCCGGAATCCTGCTGATGAGTTCGATAACGCGCTGGGTGAAGAGATTGGCCATAAGTGAGGTGTGCGGAACCTGGGAGGGAGGAAGGTGATACGGCACGATTGTCGCCATGCCGTATCCGGTTTGTGAAACTACTGACGGATCATCTGCAGAAACTCTTCCTCAGTAAGAATAGTCTTATTCATCTCTTGAGCTTTCTTCAGCTTGGAGCCAGCCTTTTCACCCACCACCACATGGGTGGTTTTCTTGGTGACGCCGGTGGCGATGGTGCCGCCGTTGTCTTTGACCAGTTTCTTCGCCTCACTTCTGGAGATAGTCTGCAGGCTGCCGGTGAAAAGAATCACCATGTCAGCCAGTGGTGCTGTGCCGCCTTCACCTGCAACCGGCTGAATAGCAACAGGGCTGACCCCGGCATCCTTCAGGCGTACCAGCATGGCCTGGACCTTTTCATCGCTGAAATATTCTACGATGGATGAGGCAGCCTGTTCGCCGATTCCATCAACTTCCAGCAACTCGTCATGGCTGGCGGCAGCAAGTTTATCCAGCTCCTGAAAATGGTTTTCCAGGCTGGTGGCGCTCACCTCGCCGATGAAACGGATACCGAGCGCGGCCAGAAATTTGCTGAGCGGCGGGTTGCGGCGGCTGTTAATTGCCGCGATGACCTTATCTGCCGATTTCAGGCCCCAGCCATCGAGGCTGGCAAGTTTATGGCGTCTGGAATGCAGGCCGAAAATATCAGGAACATCTTCAATGATCTTCAACTCGAACAGTTGTTCCACATATTTTTTTCCAAGACCTTCTATGTCCAGCCCGGCCTTGGAGGTGAAATGGATCAGGCTGCGCAGTCGCTGGGCGTCACAGTGCGGATTGTGGCAGCGGGTGACAGCTTCGCCTGCAGGTTTTTCCAGCGGGTGCTGGCATACGGGGCAGTTTTCGGGCATCCGAATCGGCTGGGCATCTTCGGCACGTTCCTCGACCACCGCCTTGACGATCTCGGGGATTACATCACCCGCACGCTGGACAAAGACCTTGTCGCCAATATGCAGGTCCTTGCGCTCCATCTCGTCCTGATTGTGCAAGGTGGCCCGACTTACAGTAACGCCGCCTACGACCACCGGCTCAAGAATTGCCACTGGAGTCACGGCACCGGTTCGGCCAACCTGAAACTCGACGCTTCTCAGGAGAGTTGTAGCCTGAATTGCCGGAAACTTGCAGGCAGTTGCCCAGCGCGGTGCCCGGGCTTTATTGCCCAGCCGTTCCTGCAGGCCAAAATCATCTACCTTGACCACCATGCCATCAATCTCATACGGTAGTTGATGGCGGATCTCAAGCATCTGGTGATAGGCTTCAATGACTGCTTCTATTGTTTCGCACTTTCGGACATGCTCATTGACAGGCAACCCGTAAGTCTTCAATGACTGCAGCATATCATACTGGCCATTCCGGCCGGTATCGGCGGGCAGGGAAACACCGTAGGCATAGAAATCCAGTGGCCGTGAGGCTGTGATTTTCGGATTAAGCTGCCTGAGTGAGCCGGCAGCAGCGTTTCTCGGATTCGCAAATGGTTCCCTGCCCATTCGTATCTGGCTGCTATTCAGTCTCTCAAGACCGGCCAGGGCCATAAACACCTCGCCCCGCACCTCAAGAAGGGGCGGCGGGCTACCCAGGAGTCTCAGCGGGATGGATCGTACTGTTTTCAGTTGGGCTGTTATATCTTCACCGACCTTGCCGTCTCCACGGGTGGAGCCTTGAACAAGCAGGCCGTTTTCATAGACCAGTTCAACTGCCAGGCCATCAAGTTTAGGTTCTGCAACATAGGAAAGAGTGAGTCCCTGACTTAGAAAGCGGCGCAGTCGTGCCTCAAACTCCCGCAGGTCGTCATCGTTGAAAGCGTTTTCCAGGCTCAGCATCGGATAGCGATGTTCGACCTGGGAAAATTTGTCGAGGGCTACACCGCCAACCCGTTGGCTTGGAGAGTCGGGGGTAATCAGCTCCGGGTGCGCTTTTTCAAGAGCAAGTAACTCCTGAAAAAGCGCGTCATACTCGCTGTCGGAGATGGTTGGTGCATCGAGCACGTAATATTTGTGCGCGTGCTCTTGCAACAACCGGTGCAACTCCTCAATACGTTTTTGTGGCTGCATAAATCTTACTCGGGTGGGTCAAGCAGGATGCCTTTTTTGGCAATGTTTTGGGGTTCCAACTCATCAATCATGATCAGGATTGCCTCAGGTGGCTTGTTGGCGGCTTTGGAGATAACACTGGTCACGCCTTCGGCGATCTCGGCTTTCTGCTCTTTAGTAAGAGTGCCGGCAACTCTGATGTTTACGTATGGCATGTTGTATCCTTTTAAATTAAGGGAATAGGGGAAGGCCTGAATAGGCCGGGGATGCCTGGCTAATATACTCTTTTTCAGCAGGCGGACAAAGTGTATTCTCAAAGTGTATATTTCTCACCCGGTATGCAACTGTATCCGATGTGTTAAGATTGGCTGAGGTGATGAATTTGCCTTGTTCTAAAGGGCTATTAAGGTACTATATTGCTGACTATAATAGAGATGTTACTGGTAACTGATGTC of the Desulfosediminicola ganghwensis genome contains:
- a CDS encoding glycosyltransferase family 2 protein; its protein translation is MEKGLISVIVPVYGVEQYLRCCLESIANQSYTNFECICVDDGSPDNSYKILQEYCTKDPRFSTVRTQNRGVSAARNEGIDRARGEYIAFIDGDDFIYFRFLEQLQNDITLHHTDIACCGFQPVTEGAKYFSTSFQAPPHHNSFSSSSPLLSFFRQRELVNVVVWNKLYLADLVKKHRFSEELPCAEDDMFTYQVLCSAKKIACNPAKLVSYRNRKSSLSKNYNSDAKFKFACAFADFAQHAEGLTAEEHRSLKKKAVNVLYRETIKTPFRAQPLVSQETIASARERLLSVTNKGQIDYKSLCPQYRMVCWLVKIGQGRLAVILVCGRLFNWKL
- a CDS encoding MGMT family protein — its product is MANLFTQRVIELISRIPEGKVATYGSIASYAGNRSGARQVARILHSSSEKHDLPWHRVINRVGKIALPEGQGKLQRLLLEEEGVIFKNGRVDLEKYLWQPENPPDTTPEADSIAHSILWPKEEDF
- the ligA gene encoding NAD-dependent DNA ligase LigA, producing MQPQKRIEELHRLLQEHAHKYYVLDAPTISDSEYDALFQELLALEKAHPELITPDSPSQRVGGVALDKFSQVEHRYPMLSLENAFNDDDLREFEARLRRFLSQGLTLSYVAEPKLDGLAVELVYENGLLVQGSTRGDGKVGEDITAQLKTVRSIPLRLLGSPPPLLEVRGEVFMALAGLERLNSSQIRMGREPFANPRNAAAGSLRQLNPKITASRPLDFYAYGVSLPADTGRNGQYDMLQSLKTYGLPVNEHVRKCETIEAVIEAYHQMLEIRHQLPYEIDGMVVKVDDFGLQERLGNKARAPRWATACKFPAIQATTLLRSVEFQVGRTGAVTPVAILEPVVVGGVTVSRATLHNQDEMERKDLHIGDKVFVQRAGDVIPEIVKAVVEERAEDAQPIRMPENCPVCQHPLEKPAGEAVTRCHNPHCDAQRLRSLIHFTSKAGLDIEGLGKKYVEQLFELKIIEDVPDIFGLHSRRHKLASLDGWGLKSADKVIAAINSRRNPPLSKFLAALGIRFIGEVSATSLENHFQELDKLAAASHDELLEVDGIGEQAASSIVEYFSDEKVQAMLVRLKDAGVSPVAIQPVAGEGGTAPLADMVILFTGSLQTISRSEAKKLVKDNGGTIATGVTKKTTHVVVGEKAGSKLKKAQEMNKTILTEEEFLQMIRQ
- a CDS encoding tautomerase family protein; this translates as MPYVNIRVAGTLTKEQKAEIAEGVTSVISKAANKPPEAILIMIDELEPQNIAKKGILLDPPE